A single genomic interval of Alistipes provencensis harbors:
- a CDS encoding DUF6029 family protein, whose protein sequence is MLRYPVSSFLSVLLLCAVLPVVAQQQDDKPKRDWGKLSGSVESSWGVYMKDKVLGIDEVEQSYGTNTYINLNYAIKGFRFGLQYDIYEKPMLGFDANLEGNGLRGGFAAWSNSRWDITLGTFYDQFGSGLIFRAYEEREMGINTSLAGANIHWQPTDWLSTKILAGMPRRFMTFADSWVYGVDVELALLQALVPSSDAALQIGGSWVLRDDRSDNRKTDAPAAVSAFSGRLDFTKGAFSLGGEWVSKGESMRLDPEAGIVDTGTGRALLLNAGLDLPGFGISATWRSIENMSWRQDDSSDPSMNLNYIPALTKQHKYALCSLFPHEVHDFGGETGGQIDVFGEIPVGGSPRRPLRFAVNASMYRNMERNGDTYRFMGFGGDLLFAEAGLELEKKWGPDWKTIVAGTWQRHPETSRYGFGTMEMNTQIVVGDVLWQMTPKTSLRVELQHAWSDSKDDQRWAMGLVELGFAPSWMVYISDMCNYKSYGDNIHYYDAGVSYARKFLRAQLSYGRHRAGETCSGGICRYVPEYTGFNIEVSIIL, encoded by the coding sequence ATGTTGCGGTATCCGGTATCCTCATTTCTTTCCGTCCTGCTGCTGTGCGCGGTACTGCCTGTCGTCGCACAACAGCAGGACGACAAACCCAAACGCGATTGGGGGAAACTCAGCGGCAGTGTCGAGTCGTCGTGGGGCGTCTACATGAAGGACAAAGTCCTGGGAATCGACGAGGTGGAACAAAGCTACGGCACCAATACTTATATCAATCTGAATTACGCCATCAAGGGCTTCCGCTTCGGCCTTCAGTACGACATCTATGAAAAGCCGATGTTGGGTTTCGATGCCAATCTCGAGGGCAACGGTCTGCGCGGCGGCTTCGCCGCATGGTCGAACTCCCGGTGGGATATTACGCTGGGAACATTCTACGACCAGTTCGGCAGCGGCCTCATCTTCCGCGCTTACGAGGAGCGCGAAATGGGCATCAACACCTCGCTGGCAGGAGCCAATATCCATTGGCAACCTACGGACTGGCTCTCGACCAAAATATTGGCCGGCATGCCGCGCCGGTTCATGACCTTTGCCGACAGCTGGGTCTACGGCGTCGATGTCGAACTCGCGTTGCTTCAGGCACTGGTGCCGTCGAGCGATGCTGCGTTGCAGATCGGGGGTTCGTGGGTGCTGCGCGACGACCGCAGCGACAACCGCAAAACGGATGCTCCGGCTGCCGTCAGTGCGTTCAGCGGACGTCTGGACTTCACCAAAGGGGCCTTTTCGCTCGGCGGCGAATGGGTGAGCAAGGGCGAATCGATGCGCCTTGACCCCGAGGCGGGGATCGTCGACACGGGTACGGGACGCGCCCTGCTGCTCAATGCCGGTCTCGACCTGCCGGGCTTCGGCATCTCCGCGACATGGCGCTCTATCGAGAATATGTCGTGGCGTCAGGACGACTCCTCGGATCCGTCCATGAACCTGAACTACATTCCGGCGCTCACCAAGCAGCACAAATACGCCCTCTGTTCGCTCTTTCCCCACGAGGTTCACGATTTCGGCGGCGAGACGGGCGGCCAGATCGACGTATTCGGAGAAATTCCCGTCGGCGGCAGCCCGCGGCGGCCTCTGCGTTTCGCCGTCAACGCCTCGATGTACCGCAACATGGAGCGCAACGGCGACACCTACCGGTTCATGGGTTTCGGCGGAGATCTCCTTTTCGCCGAAGCGGGACTCGAACTGGAAAAGAAGTGGGGCCCGGACTGGAAAACGATCGTCGCAGGGACGTGGCAGCGACACCCCGAGACCAGCCGTTACGGATTCGGCACGATGGAGATGAACACGCAGATCGTCGTCGGAGATGTCCTTTGGCAGATGACGCCCAAGACTTCGCTGCGCGTGGAGCTGCAGCACGCCTGGAGCGATTCGAAAGACGACCAGCGCTGGGCAATGGGTCTCGTGGAGCTGGGATTCGCCCCCTCGTGGATGGTCTACATAAGCGACATGTGCAACTACAAGAGCTACGGCGACAACATCCATTACTACGATGCCGGCGTAAGCTATGCCCGCAAGTTCCTGCGGGCGCAGCTTTCCTACGGCCGCCACCGTGCCGGTGAAACCTGCTCGGGCGGCATCTGTCGCTACGTTCCCGAATACACGGGATTCAACATCGAGGTATCCATCATTCTCTAA
- a CDS encoding BACON domain-containing protein, with the protein MKSIFTPTWRWLAAVALIAGLGACSSDDTEPSLAVKAPDGGLTFGTFSLTPQTITVDASTDWTFEVSPEGIFEVTRSDDNKTLSVSPVAPNYDNTEATATVAVKAGSQTAYIALKQSANAATFLRLNDAELTGDHPILIVETGVSDDEGTYEIPLLTNHTISIRKSTDQTLPATDAQQAASTRTNAIEGVDWLTYDLNQEITEEGPVTTLVLRYNYYDNQSEQRHVNIDIVANASGEGNSTATVSLSVVQMADTPTIIINPTDGLQYDFDPAQPQTVSVAANVDYSIAIYPETSREWITVDTENVETSANGKVKTYKVTVAPNYDTRSRAGGFYAIQQNASGEPLRANVQITQAAAPNAQVSIAQKNIIFAAEDKEKLVEVTSTFGASTECEVVGEDGQPVDWMTAEYNADAQFVTLKPVGALPSQNRTATLKVSCGAGDNTATATATVTQLGTEPTLVLDPANLGIDQNGTAQVVTVLTNQDSWSIEQSTVPSWATVTTDAVKNTITVSAQPFDETGSRDFKLTVKAGDLTAELTVVQALTYKVGDIYMKDGKALGVVYAVSDGGMHGKVFSFKVYNKTDKVIKTYKSAAFNPAPTSTTDGLANQQAIRSNTDWETICTAEKYIYDISTEDGVNWYIPAIEELKELMSYMCGGYPFVTDDEFANSIWWYFWRESSTGIGFEEGEKTWTKNPNPAVDEATVTAQQQKIRDLYKQYTDDKYYCMFFLSQYAMVEGVGETEEIIQGDERENCQWNDDFPPVLLSHGDDFGTTWYSSTFTSDGRETTMLQSYINSVSIVDTWSLSSDWEDEWYYSAFGSIHPIMQF; encoded by the coding sequence ATGAAGAGTATCTTTACCCCAACTTGGCGATGGCTCGCGGCCGTCGCACTGATAGCCGGACTGGGCGCATGTTCGTCGGACGATACCGAGCCGTCGCTTGCAGTCAAGGCTCCCGACGGCGGCCTGACGTTCGGCACTTTTTCGCTGACGCCGCAGACGATCACCGTCGATGCGAGTACGGACTGGACTTTCGAAGTGTCCCCCGAAGGCATTTTCGAGGTGACGCGCTCCGATGACAATAAAACGTTGTCGGTAAGTCCCGTGGCTCCCAACTACGACAATACCGAGGCCACGGCTACGGTGGCCGTGAAGGCCGGTTCTCAGACGGCCTACATCGCGCTCAAACAGTCCGCCAACGCCGCCACGTTCCTGCGGCTCAACGATGCGGAACTGACCGGCGACCATCCGATTCTGATCGTGGAAACCGGCGTGAGCGACGACGAGGGCACCTACGAAATTCCGCTCCTGACCAACCACACGATCTCGATCCGTAAATCGACGGATCAGACCCTGCCCGCGACCGATGCGCAACAGGCGGCATCGACCCGTACGAATGCGATCGAGGGCGTCGACTGGCTGACCTACGATCTGAATCAGGAGATCACCGAGGAGGGACCCGTGACGACGCTCGTGCTCCGTTACAATTATTATGACAACCAATCCGAACAGCGCCATGTCAACATCGACATCGTCGCCAACGCTTCCGGCGAGGGCAACTCCACCGCAACGGTAAGTCTGAGCGTCGTCCAGATGGCCGACACCCCGACGATCATCATCAATCCTACGGACGGATTGCAATACGATTTCGATCCTGCACAGCCCCAGACGGTTTCGGTAGCCGCCAATGTGGATTATAGCATCGCGATTTACCCGGAAACGAGCAGAGAGTGGATTACGGTCGACACCGAGAACGTCGAAACCTCGGCCAACGGCAAGGTGAAGACCTACAAGGTGACCGTAGCCCCCAACTACGACACGCGTTCCCGCGCGGGCGGCTTCTATGCGATCCAACAGAACGCTTCGGGCGAACCGCTTCGAGCGAATGTGCAGATCACTCAGGCCGCCGCTCCGAACGCACAGGTTTCCATCGCGCAGAAGAACATTATTTTCGCAGCTGAGGACAAGGAGAAACTCGTGGAGGTCACCTCTACCTTCGGTGCCTCCACCGAGTGCGAGGTAGTCGGTGAGGACGGCCAGCCCGTAGATTGGATGACGGCCGAATACAACGCCGACGCACAGTTCGTGACGCTCAAACCCGTGGGCGCACTTCCGTCCCAGAACCGTACGGCCACGCTGAAGGTTTCTTGCGGCGCAGGCGACAATACCGCCACGGCTACGGCTACCGTCACCCAACTGGGTACGGAACCGACGCTGGTACTCGATCCCGCAAACCTCGGAATCGACCAGAACGGTACGGCACAGGTAGTGACGGTGCTGACCAACCAGGATTCGTGGTCGATCGAGCAGAGCACGGTTCCCTCGTGGGCTACCGTAACGACCGATGCTGTGAAGAATACCATCACCGTATCGGCACAGCCCTTCGACGAGACGGGTTCGCGGGACTTTAAGCTGACGGTCAAGGCCGGCGATCTGACGGCAGAGCTGACGGTCGTTCAGGCTCTCACCTACAAAGTGGGTGACATCTACATGAAGGACGGCAAGGCTCTGGGCGTCGTCTACGCGGTGAGCGATGGTGGTATGCACGGTAAGGTGTTCAGCTTCAAGGTCTATAACAAAACCGATAAGGTCATAAAGACCTACAAGTCGGCCGCATTCAACCCCGCTCCCACCAGCACGACCGACGGTCTGGCCAACCAGCAGGCCATTCGCAGCAACACTGATTGGGAAACGATCTGCACTGCCGAGAAGTATATCTACGACATCTCGACAGAGGACGGCGTGAACTGGTATATCCCCGCCATCGAGGAGTTGAAAGAGCTCATGAGTTACATGTGCGGCGGCTATCCGTTCGTCACCGACGACGAATTCGCCAACTCGATCTGGTGGTACTTCTGGCGTGAGAGTTCGACGGGCATAGGCTTCGAAGAGGGCGAGAAAACATGGACGAAGAACCCCAACCCCGCTGTGGACGAGGCGACCGTTACGGCCCAACAGCAGAAGATCCGCGACCTCTATAAGCAGTACACTGACGACAAGTACTATTGCATGTTCTTCCTCTCCCAATATGCGATGGTTGAAGGTGTGGGCGAGACTGAAGAGATCATTCAGGGCGACGAGCGTGAAAATTGTCAATGGAACGATGATTTCCCGCCGGTTCTTCTCTCCCATGGCGACGACTTCGGCACCACATGGTACTCGTCCACCTTCACGAGCGACGGACGAGAGACAACAATGCTTCAATCCTACATCAACAGTGTCTCTATCGTAGACACATGGTCGCTCAGCAGCGACTGGGAGGATGAGTGGTATTACTCGGCCTTCGGCAGCATCCATCCGATCATGCAATTCTAA
- a CDS encoding SusC/RagA family TonB-linked outer membrane protein produces the protein MNTAFFCQNNGKICKGFFLLCLLVGLCAAPFAAKAQQSKPRVTVTGTVTDTGGLPVPGASVVLHGTTIGISTDANGKFRLEFEERPNIIIDVSFIGMKKQEIPVKLRGGKADIKVILESDTNIEEVVVTGIFTRKKEGYTGSVSTIKGEDIKKYSTTNIAKAISAVEPSFRIMDNFEMGSNPNALPDMRMRGTSTLPGGAASGDGLISLQGEYDTYPNQPLLLLDGFEIDVQTMADLDPDRVASITILKDASATAIYGSKASNGVIVIETLAPKPGTINVTYSGNVRVEMPDLSSYNLMNSAEKIYVEKLAGLYAENDLDAQRDYQSRLREVKRGVDTYWLSKPLRTSVQHRHALTLEGGSNELRYKLYAGLNETPGVMKGSKRSTQTVSLDLSYRFKKFLLKNSVTADNAVGTESPYGSFSDYASLNPYLRPYDENGNINKIMQTWNMSYSGGAGNRYEVANPLYNTTFHSLDRDTDFTVRNLFKLEYRPSEAWILQGNVSISKNTGKAEVFRPGYHTAFNNVTDPSLKGDFTRTQSEAFNYAVDFTVMYNKAIRNTHFITANLRYSVDQTRNEAYGAKVTGFPNDAMDHILFGQKYSENMSGSENTSRSIGGVLAVGYSYKYRYSFDANIRVDGSSQFGKDNRFAPFWSAGVKWNIMNEEFMKGQKTWLDDLVLSVTYGITGTQGFAPYQSRHVYSYSNLMRYYLSSDATGVELVALGNDHLKWQQTATWNTRLEASLFKGRLTARAEYYIKNTKNSVTQITLAPSLGFSSFPENMGTLENRGVELNLAVIPYRNDAAQSYWVVSVNGSHNTNKLTKISDALRRQNELNASAESISPLPRYVEGMSTTAIWAVKSLGIDPATGDEILLKRNGAITSEYDVVDAVVCGDTEPKWQGTINTAFQYKGFGANLSFTYRFGGQMYNETLVSKVENADLRYNADRRVLTERWQKPGDRAQYKRLTNSADGANTQQTSRFVMDENTLQMGSLSLTYRMDSNNAPWLKKLRISSMKWGFTMEDVFYASTIKRERGTIYPFSRQFALSLNLVF, from the coding sequence ATGAACACGGCATTTTTTTGCCAGAATAACGGGAAGATCTGCAAAGGATTTTTCCTGTTGTGTCTGCTGGTCGGCCTGTGCGCTGCTCCCTTCGCGGCGAAGGCCCAGCAAAGCAAACCGCGTGTAACAGTTACGGGAACCGTCACCGATACGGGCGGGCTGCCCGTTCCGGGCGCCTCGGTCGTCCTTCATGGAACCACGATCGGCATCTCGACCGATGCGAACGGAAAATTCAGGCTCGAATTCGAAGAACGTCCCAACATCATCATCGACGTGTCGTTCATCGGCATGAAGAAACAGGAAATCCCCGTCAAACTTCGCGGCGGCAAAGCTGACATCAAGGTCATTCTCGAAAGCGACACCAACATCGAAGAGGTCGTCGTGACGGGTATCTTCACCCGGAAAAAGGAAGGATATACGGGTTCCGTATCGACGATCAAAGGCGAGGACATCAAGAAATACTCCACGACGAATATCGCCAAGGCGATCAGTGCCGTGGAACCGAGTTTCCGTATCATGGACAATTTCGAGATGGGTTCGAACCCCAATGCGCTGCCCGACATGCGCATGCGCGGCACGTCGACGCTTCCCGGAGGCGCCGCCTCGGGCGACGGGCTGATCTCGTTGCAGGGCGAGTACGACACCTATCCCAACCAGCCGCTGCTGCTTTTGGACGGCTTCGAGATCGACGTGCAGACGATGGCCGACCTCGATCCCGACCGCGTGGCATCTATCACCATTCTGAAGGACGCCTCGGCAACGGCGATCTATGGCTCGAAAGCCTCGAACGGCGTCATCGTGATCGAAACGCTGGCCCCGAAGCCCGGTACGATCAATGTCACATACAGCGGCAACGTGCGCGTCGAAATGCCCGATCTCTCGTCGTACAATCTGATGAACTCCGCGGAGAAGATCTATGTGGAAAAACTCGCAGGGCTCTATGCCGAGAACGACCTCGACGCCCAGCGCGACTATCAGTCGCGTCTGCGCGAGGTGAAACGGGGTGTGGATACCTACTGGCTTTCGAAGCCGTTGCGTACTTCGGTGCAGCATCGTCACGCACTGACGCTCGAAGGCGGCTCGAACGAACTGCGCTACAAGCTCTATGCGGGTCTGAACGAAACGCCCGGCGTAATGAAAGGCTCGAAGCGCAGCACGCAGACCGTATCGCTCGATCTGAGTTACCGGTTCAAAAAATTCCTGCTCAAGAACAGCGTCACGGCCGACAATGCCGTAGGTACCGAGAGCCCCTACGGTTCATTCAGCGATTATGCTTCGCTGAATCCCTACCTGCGGCCTTACGACGAAAACGGCAACATCAACAAGATCATGCAAACATGGAACATGTCCTACAGCGGTGGTGCCGGAAACCGATATGAAGTGGCCAATCCGCTCTACAATACGACATTTCATAGTCTCGATCGCGATACGGACTTTACCGTGCGCAACCTTTTCAAACTCGAATACCGTCCCTCGGAGGCGTGGATTCTTCAGGGGAACGTTTCCATCAGCAAAAACACGGGCAAAGCCGAGGTTTTCCGTCCGGGCTATCACACGGCTTTCAACAACGTGACCGACCCGTCGCTCAAAGGCGACTTCACGCGCACGCAGTCCGAAGCGTTCAACTATGCCGTGGATTTCACGGTGATGTACAACAAGGCGATCCGCAATACGCATTTCATCACGGCGAATCTCCGCTATTCGGTCGACCAGACCCGGAATGAAGCCTACGGGGCCAAAGTCACCGGATTCCCCAACGATGCCATGGACCACATCCTTTTCGGTCAGAAATACAGCGAGAACATGTCCGGCTCGGAGAACACGTCGCGCAGTATCGGCGGTGTGCTGGCCGTAGGTTACTCCTACAAATACCGTTATTCGTTCGACGCCAATATCCGCGTCGACGGTTCGTCGCAGTTCGGCAAGGACAACCGGTTCGCGCCTTTCTGGTCGGCGGGCGTCAAATGGAATATCATGAACGAGGAGTTCATGAAAGGTCAGAAAACCTGGCTCGACGATCTGGTGCTTTCGGTCACTTACGGCATTACTGGTACGCAAGGTTTCGCTCCGTACCAGTCGCGGCATGTATATTCCTATTCGAACCTGATGCGTTACTACCTCTCGTCCGACGCCACGGGCGTCGAGCTGGTAGCCTTGGGCAACGACCACCTGAAATGGCAGCAGACCGCGACGTGGAACACGCGCCTCGAAGCTTCGTTGTTCAAAGGCCGGCTGACCGCACGCGCCGAGTACTATATCAAAAACACGAAAAACTCCGTGACGCAGATCACGCTGGCTCCGTCGCTGGGCTTCTCCTCGTTCCCGGAGAACATGGGCACGCTCGAAAACCGGGGTGTCGAACTGAACCTTGCGGTGATTCCCTACCGCAACGATGCTGCACAATCCTATTGGGTCGTCTCGGTCAACGGTTCGCATAATACGAACAAACTGACGAAAATCTCCGATGCGCTGCGCCGTCAGAACGAACTGAATGCCTCGGCGGAGTCGATCTCTCCGTTGCCGCGCTACGTCGAAGGCATGTCCACGACAGCGATCTGGGCCGTAAAATCATTGGGTATCGACCCTGCGACAGGCGATGAGATATTGCTTAAACGCAACGGAGCCATCACCTCCGAATACGATGTCGTCGATGCCGTGGTATGCGGCGACACGGAACCTAAATGGCAGGGAACGATCAACACGGCTTTCCAGTACAAAGGTTTCGGCGCTAATCTCTCGTTCACCTACCGTTTCGGCGGCCAGATGTATAACGAAACGCTCGTGTCGAAGGTCGAGAACGCCGATTTGCGTTACAATGCCGATCGCCGCGTACTGACCGAACGTTGGCAGAAACCCGGCGACCGTGCGCAGTACAAACGCCTGACGAACTCCGCGGACGGAGCCAATACACAGCAGACATCACGCTTCGTGATGGATGAAAACACGCTTCAGATGGGTTCGCTGTCGCTGACCTACCGTATGGACAGTAACAATGCTCCCTGGCTCAAGAAACTCCGTATTTCGTCTATGAAGTGGGGCTTTACCATGGAGGATGTCTTCTACGCTTCGACCATTAAACGTGAGCGCGGTACGATCTATCCTTTCTCGCGCCAGTTCGCTCTTTCGCTCAATCTCGTCTTCTGA
- a CDS encoding PKD-like family lipoprotein, with the protein MKQLFKFLCVTSSLWLASCYEDKSNYDYHEINDIEIVSSSYVYTTPPEGMTREILIEPTITQTMTSGSENLAYEWKRRVDGLSWSVVGHEATYRLVVTSNDTQDIYLRFAVTDTDQDIITYEEIVVRPIFAFNQCWFVLQNENDQAVLGSVDGEGAVRVVTHDIYKQETGRSFSGKPTGLELHPFMRLNDFLTDPGTPTYAVLLGVFTDTEPYILNGSTLENFKWNYQRLLYEKRIKGDATFAPWSMIGCRNNLSIVDDGKLWMAFCDSFGLCYTAKLDPALGGEFDYQAALLGYGVLTLGPSNVIYDSRGNRFLFHQMTDAFSMGIHDRQAIANGNGDRDNLYTEDRYNAGGTLVSLATMSEEAKVSSAFDPDHLPGDIRMDYMGLMNSQLTYNATLAVGHNSSNELHVYEFNQDVLSGSMSDLPFCNAYWNIRAEGDVSALQAGELPVASSLFFNRIFFYAAGNKVYRVDMSFSEQIPTVSLVYEYPDADSKITHMKFKSDCYDIIENGTNKEIQRHLGLIVEDAGGNACLVELLLTVAGEIERDRQTDQPIVYTFDGDFKHVVDFTFSFRETI; encoded by the coding sequence ATGAAACAGTTATTTAAATTTTTGTGTGTCACGAGTTCATTGTGGTTAGCGTCCTGTTACGAAGACAAAAGCAACTACGACTACCACGAGATCAACGACATCGAGATCGTAAGTTCCTCGTATGTATATACCACGCCTCCGGAAGGTATGACGCGCGAGATCTTGATCGAGCCGACCATCACACAGACGATGACCTCCGGGAGTGAAAATCTCGCTTACGAGTGGAAACGCCGTGTAGACGGTCTCTCCTGGAGTGTCGTGGGACACGAGGCGACCTACAGACTGGTCGTCACATCGAATGATACGCAGGATATCTACCTGCGCTTTGCTGTGACGGATACCGATCAGGACATCATCACCTACGAAGAGATCGTCGTACGGCCGATATTCGCATTCAATCAATGCTGGTTCGTCTTGCAGAACGAGAACGATCAAGCCGTATTGGGAAGCGTCGATGGCGAAGGTGCCGTCCGTGTCGTCACGCACGATATCTATAAGCAGGAAACCGGACGATCGTTCTCGGGAAAGCCGACCGGACTGGAGCTCCATCCGTTCATGCGACTGAACGATTTCCTTACAGATCCGGGCACTCCGACCTATGCGGTCTTACTCGGGGTATTCACGGACACAGAGCCCTACATACTCAACGGCTCGACGCTTGAGAATTTCAAGTGGAACTACCAGCGTCTGCTCTATGAAAAACGGATCAAAGGAGATGCGACTTTCGCCCCTTGGTCGATGATCGGCTGTCGGAACAATCTTTCTATCGTCGATGATGGAAAACTGTGGATGGCGTTCTGCGATTCGTTCGGCCTCTGCTATACGGCCAAACTCGATCCTGCGCTGGGCGGCGAATTCGATTATCAGGCAGCATTACTGGGATACGGGGTCTTAACATTAGGCCCCTCGAATGTCATCTACGATAGCAGGGGCAACCGTTTCCTCTTTCACCAAATGACCGATGCTTTCTCGATGGGAATTCACGACCGTCAAGCCATCGCCAACGGCAACGGAGATCGGGACAACCTCTATACGGAAGACCGGTATAATGCCGGTGGAACGCTCGTATCGCTGGCCACCATGTCGGAAGAGGCCAAAGTAAGCTCCGCATTCGACCCGGATCATCTGCCGGGCGATATCCGAATGGATTATATGGGGCTGATGAACAGTCAGCTCACCTACAACGCGACGCTGGCCGTGGGGCACAACTCCTCGAACGAGCTCCACGTTTACGAGTTCAATCAGGACGTACTATCGGGTTCCATGAGCGATCTTCCTTTCTGCAATGCTTACTGGAACATCCGGGCCGAGGGCGATGTCTCCGCCCTCCAAGCAGGAGAGCTGCCCGTGGCGAGCTCTCTCTTCTTCAACCGGATATTTTTCTATGCCGCCGGCAACAAGGTATATCGCGTGGATATGTCATTCTCGGAGCAGATACCGACCGTGTCGCTGGTCTATGAATATCCCGATGCCGATTCGAAAATCACCCATATGAAATTCAAATCCGATTGCTATGACATCATAGAAAACGGCACTAACAAGGAGATTCAACGTCACTTGGGCCTTATCGTCGAGGATGCCGGGGGAAATGCCTGCCTGGTGGAGCTTCTTCTGACCGTCGCCGGAGAGATCGAACGCGACAGACAGACGGATCAACCCATCGTCTATACGTTCGACGGGGATTTCAAGCATGTCGTGGATTTCACCTTCTCGTTCCGTGAAACGATTTGA
- a CDS encoding RagB/SusD family nutrient uptake outer membrane protein — translation MKKIFYRTILFLGLAGTLSSCGEWLDVQPKTSIEQDDLFSQEYGFKDALTGFYIKMGETGLYAQNLTYGYLDLLAGLYTRASILGIYDMSTLYAFDGAYQSTVNQIYAEMYNIIANINNFLHFIDVKRDVITTPDYYETMKGEALGLRAFLHFDLLRMFGPVYAVHPESKAVPYRTQFNHEATPILSAREVLDLCIADLLEAEELLEEHDSQIFNYDDTADPFTEMRQMRMNIWAVKAMLARTYLYKGDAGSKELALDYALQVIESGKFTLADRSMIGAYPNMPSEHIFALSIFDYYSIVDPIFVDPDVSTILSATKTQVETWYEGSVDSRRQVMAPRLDQGGQDMVVLTKYDQGKYSSARDNYSGYDAQPLIRLSEMYYIAAECESDPETAADYLDEVISLRTGRYDVTLTQGFDQRDTRQIYGITTGQTVRTNELMKEYLKEFYGEGQLFYFYKRHNFTTFSNCPLTNTDMTSHYQMPLPDDEYTFGNNN, via the coding sequence ATGAAAAAGATATTTTACCGCACCATATTGTTTCTGGGGCTTGCAGGCACACTTTCTTCCTGCGGAGAGTGGCTCGATGTGCAGCCCAAAACCTCAATCGAGCAGGACGACCTCTTCTCCCAGGAATACGGCTTCAAGGACGCATTGACGGGTTTCTATATCAAAATGGGGGAAACGGGTCTTTATGCCCAGAATCTCACCTACGGCTACCTCGATTTGCTGGCCGGCCTTTACACCAGAGCCTCGATTCTGGGGATTTACGACATGTCGACGCTCTATGCTTTCGACGGCGCCTACCAAAGCACCGTGAACCAGATCTACGCCGAGATGTACAACATCATCGCCAACATCAACAACTTCCTCCACTTCATCGATGTCAAGCGCGATGTCATCACGACCCCTGACTATTATGAAACGATGAAGGGCGAAGCGCTGGGGTTGAGAGCGTTTCTCCATTTCGACCTGTTGCGCATGTTCGGACCCGTCTATGCCGTACATCCCGAAAGCAAAGCCGTTCCTTACCGCACGCAGTTCAACCATGAAGCCACTCCGATTCTTTCGGCGCGTGAGGTGCTCGATCTCTGCATCGCCGACCTGCTCGAGGCCGAAGAGCTGCTCGAAGAGCACGACAGCCAGATTTTCAACTACGACGATACGGCCGATCCGTTCACCGAGATGCGGCAGATGCGCATGAACATCTGGGCCGTGAAAGCAATGCTCGCCCGCACATATCTCTACAAGGGAGATGCCGGCAGCAAGGAACTGGCGCTCGACTACGCTTTGCAGGTTATCGAAAGCGGCAAGTTCACATTGGCCGACCGAAGCATGATCGGAGCCTACCCGAACATGCCTTCGGAGCATATTTTCGCGCTCTCGATCTTCGATTATTATTCCATCGTCGACCCGATCTTCGTCGACCCGGATGTTTCGACCATCCTTTCCGCAACGAAAACCCAGGTCGAGACATGGTACGAAGGGAGCGTCGACAGTCGCCGTCAGGTCATGGCTCCGAGGCTCGATCAGGGAGGACAGGATATGGTGGTGCTGACGAAATACGATCAAGGCAAATACAGTTCCGCACGCGACAACTATTCCGGTTACGATGCGCAGCCGCTGATCCGGCTGTCGGAAATGTACTATATCGCCGCCGAGTGCGAATCCGATCCGGAAACTGCCGCCGACTATTTGGACGAGGTGATCTCCCTGCGCACGGGAAGGTACGATGTGACACTGACTCAAGGATTCGACCAGCGGGATACCCGTCAGATCTACGGCATCACTACCGGTCAGACCGTACGCACGAACGAATTGATGAAAGAGTATCTCAAAGAGTTCTACGGCGAAGGACAACTCTTCTATTTCTACAAGCGCCATAATTTTACAACATTCTCGAACTGTCCACTGACCAACACCGACATGACATCGCATTATCAGATGCCGCTGCCGGACGATGAATACACATTCGGAAACAATAACTAA